The following proteins are co-located in the Cryptococcus neoformans var. grubii H99 chromosome 1, complete sequence genome:
- a CDS encoding protein kinase C substrate 80K-H yields the protein MKDSTIFITLLSSLLLFTLVTFAAQEEQKVIVPSQIRGLNPGLYDKYEPTKSGLFHCLDSSKTIPFSAINDDYCDCPDGSDEPGTAACSNGLFWCKNEGHIPGSVRKSRVNDGLCEPECCDGSDEWATGACPNNCEAIGREWRAAKEASEKVRKTGAKIRGTYIRWAQGEKKRLEEDLVRKRQELTAKEEEVAKAKAILDKTETRSQEDLERKKQSPVYISLLSHRLALARLRSKTSSLEAEIESLHSLLREMAKGYNPNYQDMAVKAAVVGYEELTGIKYREGESEGEMEVKKEENEEDDKEEEITEEELEALEKEDLEALLLSDTTDGEEEDEEDDGTSLLWKLDEYIPDSLYGSWEHVRDVAIDWMIRFGLAGRSKAKTSSGDGPQVAAAREKHRLLNNELVKLNGAIRDTEDTIKNMEFHYGPEGEWKKLDRTCVDKVVGDYTYELCFFGKATQKSNKDKSSNNLGSFNQWNTAADQGSFGYYSQQLYKNGAKCWNGPNRSVTVDLSCGTSNALISVSEPEKCEYRFKVTSPALCWPDVPGSPTDEMKVKEEL from the exons ATGAAGGACTCGACCATATTTATTACCTtgctttcctctcttttgCTGTTTACTCTTGTGACATTTGCTGCTCAGGAAGAGCAAAAGGTAATCGTCCCATCTCAGATCCGAGGATTAAACCCTGGGC TATATGACAAGTATGAGCCTACCAAATCAGGCCTTTTCCATTGCCTTGATAGCTCGAAGACTATCCCCTTTTCGGCCATCAACGACGATTATTGTGACTGTCCAGATGGTTCAGATGAACCAGGAACTGCAGCCTGCAGCAACGGTTTGTTCTGGTGCAAGAATGAAGGACACATTCCTGGCTCGGTAAGGAAGAGTAGAGTCAATGATGGTTTATGTG AGCCCGAGTGTTGCGATGGTTCAGATGAATGGGCCACCGGAGCTTGCCCCAACAACTGCGAAGCTATTGGTAGGGAATGGAGGGCCGCCAAAGAGGCTTCTGAAAAAGTCAGAAAAACA GGTGCAAAAATCCGAGGAACATACATCAGATGGGCTCAAggtgaaaagaaaaggctggaagaagacCTTGTAAGAAAGAGGCAGGAGCTTACAgccaaagaggaagaggttgcCAAAGCAAAGG CGATTCTCGACAAGACCGAAACTCGCAGCCAGGAGGATCTTGAGCGAAAAAAACAATCAC CTGTATATATATCCCTCCTGTCACATCGCCTCGCTCTCGCCCGCCTTCGATCGAAGACAAGCAGTCTCGAGGCCGAAATCGAATCCCTCCATTCACTCCTTCGTGAAATGGCTAAGGGATACAACCCCAACTACCAAGATATGGCCGTCAAGGCTGCCGTTGTGGGATATGAGGAACTAACTGGGATCAAGTaccgagaaggagagagtgaaggggagatggaagtgaaaaaagaagagaacgaagaggacgataaagaggaagaaatcaCTGAGGAAGAGCTCGAGGCactggaaaaggaggatttggaggcCTTGCTGCTTTCCGACACAacagatggagaggaagaggatgaggaagatgatgggacTAGCCTCT TGTGGAAACTTGACGAGTACATCCCCGACTCCCTTTATGGCTCTTGGGAACATGTCAGAGATGTCGCCATCGATTGGATGATTCGTTTCGGCCTCGCCGGTCGATCCAAGGCTAAAACATCCAGCGGAGACGGCCCCC AGGTTGCCGCTGCACGGGAGAAACACAGGCTGCTCAACAATGAGCTTGTCAAGTTAAATGGCGCAATCCGTGACACCGAGGATACAATTAAGAACATGGAATTCCACTACGGCCCGGAAGGTgaatggaagaagcttgatCGAACCTGCGTTGACAAAGTCGTGGGAGA CTATACCTACGAACTCTGCTTCTTCGGAAAGGCTACTCAAAAAAGTAACAAGGACAAGTCTTCCAACAATCTTGG ATCTTTCAATCAATGGAACACTGCTGCTGACCAAGGCTCTTTCGGCTACTACTCACAACAACTGTACAAAAACGGCGCCAAGTGCTGGAACGGTCCTAATCGAAGTGTCACCGTCGATCTCTCCTGCGGTACCTCCAACGCCCTTATTTCGGTTTCTGAACCCGAAAAATGCGAGTATAGATTCAAGGTCACCAGTCCAGCTCTCTGCTGGCCGGACGTACCAGGTAGCCCAACAGATGAGATGaaagtcaaagaagaactcTAA
- a CDS encoding electron-transferring-flavoprotein dehydrogenase, which produces MAIIAPISRLVTSRTLTTTSRSSSRALLCRPTALRIRTFSSEAKFDPESVERAQDEVDVCIVGGGPAGLSAAIRLKQLEQERGGDELRVVVLEKGGEVGAHILSGAVIEPRALNELIPDWKELGAPLNQPALSDSMRFLTSNSSFPLPHPPQMNNKGNYIVSLSRFTAWLGEQAEALGVEVYPGFAGAKVLYTEDGKGIKGVITGDVGLDKDGNPKDNYEPGMEFHAKVTLIAEGAHGSLSKELQKKFNLREGKDPQTYGLGIKEVWKVKDEVYEPGKVVHTLGWPLDYKTYGGSWMYHMEDNMVSIGLVVGLDYQNPYLSPYKEFQRMKHHPFFANILKDGQCIAYGARALNEGGFQSIPKLHFPGGALIGCSAGFLNVPKIKGTHNAMKSGMLAAESAFAAITSTESSEETSLDTNPADLSNYATAIEKSWVWSELKEVRNLRPSFHNPLGLWGGMAYSGLDSLVLKGRVPWTFRNSVEDYEATKKASEEKPIDYPQPDGKLSFDILTSVSLTGTNHAENQPVHLRLPKVEGARASHTKINVEDYAGLLGRVCPAAVYEYADAEGGEVDAVGKKFVINSQNCIHCKTCSIKTPTQDITWDVPEGGGGPKYSIT; this is translated from the exons ATGGCCATAATAGCCCCCATATCACGTTTAGTAACGTCCCGAACTCTCACAACTACCTCTCGCAGCTCCTCAAGAGCTCTACTTTGCCGGCCTACAGCTCTACGAATACGGACCTTTTCGTCTGAAGCCAAATTCGACCCGGAGAGCGTTGAACGGGCACAGGATGAAGTGGATGTCTGCATCGTTGGCGGTGGTCCTGCCGGCCTAAGTGCTGCTATTAGACTGAAGCAGCTTGAGCAAGAACGAGGTGGCGATGAGCTCAGAGTCGTCGTGCTTGAGAAAGGTGGTGAAGTCG GCGCGCATATCCTTTCTGGTGCGGTGATTGAACCAAGAGCCCTCAATGAACTTATACCCGATTGGAAAGAATTGGGAGCACCCCTCAACCAACCTGCCCTTTCTGACTCTATGCGATTCTTGACCTCCAATTCATCCTTCCCTCTgccccatcctcctcaaatGAACAACAAAGGCAATTATATTGTGTCACTTTCTCGATTCACTGCTTGGTTGGGGGAGCAAGCTGAGGCACTTGGCGTTGAGGTATATCCTGGATTCGCTGGTGCCAAGGTGTTGTACACAGAGGACGGCAAGGGCATCAAGGGTGTTATTACCGGTGATGTTGGACTAGATAAGGATGGAAACCCCAAAGATAATTACGAGCCTGGTATGGAGTTCCATGCCAAGGTGACCCTCATTGCCGAAGGTGCCCACGGTTCATTGTCCAAGGAATTGCAGAAAAAATTCAATCTTCGAGAAGGTAAAGACCCACAAACCTACGGCCTGGGCATCAAGGAGGTGTGGAAGGTCAAGGACGAAGTTTATGAGCCTGGAAAAGTCGTTCATACTCTTGGATGGCCTTTAGATTACAAGACTTATGGTGGTAGTTGGATGTACCACATGGAGGACAACATGGTCAGCATAGGCCTGGTTGTTGGTCTTGACTACCAAAACCCCTACCTTTCTCCTTATAAGGAGTTCCAA CGAATGAAGCACCACCCTTTCTTTGccaacatcctcaaagaTGGTCAATGTATTGCCTACGGTGCTCGAGCTCTGAATGAGGGAGGCTTCCAGTCCATACCGAAATTGCACTTCCCTGGTGGTGCTTTGATCGGATGTTCTGCAGGTTTCCTCAACGTCCCCAAG ATCAAAGGTACCCATAACGCCATGAAGTCGGGTATGCTTGCCGCCGAGTCAGCTTTTGCTGCTATCACCTCTACCGAATCTAGCGAAGAAACTTCTCTTGACACTAATCCCGCTGACTTGTCTAATTACGCGACCGCCATTGAGAAATCTTGGGTCTGGTCCGAACTCAAGGAGGTCAGAAATCTCAGGCCGTCATTCCACAACCCTCTCGGTCTTTGGGGTGGTATGGCCTACTCTGGCTTGGACAGTTTGGTCTTGAAGGGACGCGTGCCATGGACATTCAGGAACTCTGTGGAGGACTATGAAGCGACCAAGAAGGCCAG TGAGGAAAAGCCTATCGATTATCCTCAGCCTGATGGCAAGCTCTCTTTTGACATTCTTACCTCTGTTTCTTTGACGGGTACCAACCACGCTGAGAATCAACCCGTGCATCTGAGGTTACCTAAGGTTGAAGGTGCCAGGGCTTCGCACACCAAGATCAATGTTGAGG ATTACGCTGGTCTTTTGGGCAGGGTCTGCCCCGCGGCAGTTTACGAGTATGCGGATGCGGAAGGTGGCGAAGTAGACGCGGTTGGCAAGAAGTTCGTGATCAACTCACAAAACTGCATACAC TGTAAGACATGTTCTATTAAGACCCCTACACAAGACATCACCTGGGATGTTCCCGAAGGCGGTGGCGGTCCCAAGTATT CTATCACATGA